The proteins below come from a single Rosa rugosa chromosome 2, drRosRugo1.1, whole genome shotgun sequence genomic window:
- the LOC133730042 gene encoding phosphatidylinositol/phosphatidylcholine transfer protein SFH1 isoform X1, which produces MGIVSQEAIKQFQALMDQVPVDEPLKRTFQNVHQGFLVETFARFLRAREWNVVKAHKMLMDCLNWRVQNEIDSILAKPIIPTELYRGVRDSQLIGLSGYSREGMPVFAIGVGLSTFNKASVHYYVQSHIQINEYRDRVILPSASKKYGKPITTCVKVLDMTGLKLSALNQIKLLTIISTVDDLNYPEKTNTYYIVNVPYIFSACWKVVKPLLQERTRKKVQVLSGCGTDELLKIMDYASLPHFCKREGSGSSRHSQNGTDNCFSLDHHFHQQLYNYIKQQSLINESVQPIKQGSFHVDIPEPAAEGTQIAKTIESEFNKFGNGNGVSDSPLKINGD; this is translated from the exons TTAATGGATCAAG TGCCAGTTGATGAACCACTGAAGAGAACATTTCAG AATGTTCACCAAGGATTTCTAGTTGAGACTTTTGCGCGTTTTCTCAGAGCAAGAGAGTGGAATGTTGTCAAAGCCCATAAAATG TTGATGGATTGTTTAAACTGGAGGGTACAAAATGAGATTGACAGTATATTGGCC AAACCCATAATTCCAACTGAATTGTACAGAGGAGTGCGAGACTCACAGCTCATAGGCCTTTCAGGTTACTCTAGAGAG ggTATGCCAGTCTTTGCTATTGGGGTTGGGTTAAGTACATTTAATAAAGCGTCT GTTCATTACTATGTGCAGTCACACATTCAAATCAATGAATATCGAGATCGTGTTATTTTG CCATCTGCATCGAAGAAGTATGGTAAGCCTATTACCACATGTGTGAAGGTTTTAGATATGACTGGGTTGAAGCTTTCAGCACTAAACCAAATTAAG TTGTTGACAATTATATCAACAGTTGATGATTTGAACTACCCAGAGAAGACAAATACGTACTACATTGTAAATGTGCCTTACATATTCTCAGCCTGTTGGAAG GTTGTCAAACCCCTTTTGCAGGAGAGGACAAGAAAAAAAGTACAAGTATTGTCTGGTTGTGGTACAGATGAGTTGTTGAAG ATAATGGATTATGCATCTCTTCCCCATTTCTGTAAAAGGGAAGGTTCTGGATCATCTCGGCATTCACAGAATGGAACTGACAATTGCTTCTCCTTGGATCACCATTTTCATCAACAGCTCTACAACTACATCAAGCAGCAATCTTTGATCAATGAATCCGTTCAACCAATCAAGCAGGGTTCTTTTCATGTGGACATACCTGAGCCAGCTGCAGAAGGAACACAGATTGCCAAAACAATAGAATCTGAGTTCAACAAGTTTGGTAACGGCAATGGGGTATCTGACTCTCCCCTCAAAATCAATGGTGACTGA
- the LOC133733668 gene encoding uncharacterized protein LOC133733668: MDLDVNVSRWVLEFLFRDREKESVAKRVLGVLPLSNHDWRLKKTLLLRTIESQILDEASVTETLLESLESIEALDRGQGLPITDSMRAAYCAVATDCTVKFLAGFRGKPSGKYMEAVDRIWRGRVRILEESEGCELVSAELKETRDEVEAGIWDIKVSKKLASLNTRNDALALVAAYVEEALGILGPPFIAWAVRFNMHKGSLSSEADQVAVDSDGNAGANGADLDVQMGNVVDLGDGSKLEVNGANVRELEAQRGANVNSASEQEAQRANGPNVNSESELLEAQRVNGANDGSARSEQEPQRAKGANVSDACERNVGDESASQIVTVAYFNSRSEMDHHTMNGVQLQIVGAERSPPNGNHRVLSSEPATKEKETPRSTALRRRHGPVKIRDAEDVGMEASARIYNSVSSAEVRKVQEELKSSVLALQAVVTDPLPYALRKSEIVRSELGMRPVDHVSGENGGAANPSVAKCTEPDQFNNDNHGNHTSHQNDVPQPSGKENDAPNLSVDKGKGTDYVQTGDVNPGNPSCSFQNNVSRAGLMERNSTAHTYEWDDLLGMSSEQTNSKGRLHLPSPKRNAVSPLKKYEDKRSFKRRKVKRWSLHEEDTLRTGVQKYGRGNWKFILDTYRDVFEERTKVDLKDKWRNMTK, from the exons ATGGACTTAGACGTCAACGTTTCGCGGTGGGTCCTCGAGTTCCTCTTCCGTGACCGCGAGAAGGAGAGCGTCGCTAAGCGAGTCCTCGGCGTCTTGCCGCTCTCGAACCACGACTGGCGGTTGAAGAAGACCCTCCTCCTCCGAACAATCGAGTCCCAAATCTTGGACGAGGCTTCTGTCACCGAAACCCTCCTCGAATCCTTGGAGTCCATCGAGGCTCTGGACCGCGGCCAAGGGCTCCCGATCACGGACTCAATGAGAGCGGCCTACTGCGCCGTGGCGACGGATTGCACGGTCAAGTTTTTGGCTGGCTTCAGAGGGAAGCCGAGTGGAAAGTACATGGAGGCAGTCGATCGGATTTGGAGGGGTAGGGTTAGGATTTTGGAGGAGTCTGAGGGTTGCGAGCTGGTATCGGCTGAGTTGAAGGAGACAagggatgaggtggaggctGGGATTTGGGATATCAAGGTTTCTAAGAAGCTAGCGAGCCTCAACACTAGAAATGATGCGCTGGCATTGGTTGCGGCGTATGTGGAGGAAGCTTTGGGGATCCTGGGTCCTCCGTTTATTGCTTGGGCTGTTAGATTTAATATGCACAAGGGTAGTTTAAGCTCGGAAGCTGATCAGGTTGCAGTGGACAGTGATGGTAATGCGGGTGCGAATGGGGCTGATTTGGACGTGCAAATGGGGAATGTGGTTGATTTGGGTGATGGCTCCAAATTGGAGGTGAATGGGGCTAATGTGCGTGAATTGGAAGCGCAGAGAGGAGCTAATGTCAATTCTGCGTCTGAACAGGAGGCACAAAGGGCGAATGGGCCTAATGTCAATTCGGAGTCTGAATTATTAGAGGCACAAAGGGTGAATGGGGCAAATGATGGTAGTGCTAGGTCTGAACAGGAGCCGCAAAGGGCTAAGGGGGCTAATGTTAGTGATGCCTGTGAACGGAATGTGGGTGATGAGTCTGCATCACAAATTGTGACTGTAGCTTATTTCAATTCTAGGTCTGAAATGGATCACCATACTATGAATGGTGTTCAATTGCAGATAGTGGGGGCAGAAAGGTCGCCACCTAATGGAAACCATCGTGTCCTCAGCTCTGAACCTGCAACTAAAGAGAAAG AAACTCCAAGGAGCACGGCACTTAGACGCAGGCATGGACCAGTTAAGATTAGAGATGCTGAAGATGTGGGTATGGAAGCATCAGCTCGCATATATAACTCAGTGTCTAGTGCTGAAGTTAGAAAAGTGCAAGAAGAACTCAAGTCCAGTGTTTTGGCTCTACAAGCTGTAGTGACAGACCCACTTCCTTATGCTTTGCGCAAGTCGGAAATTGTAAGATCTGAGTTGGGAATGAGACCTGTGGATCATGTAAGCGGAGAAAATGGAGGTGCAGCAAATCCATCTGTTGCAAAGTGCACTGAGCCTGATCAGTTTAATAATGATAATCATGGAAACCACACCAGTCATCAGAATGATGTTCCCCAACCTAGTGGAAAAGAAAATGATGCACCAAATCTGTCTGTTGACAAGGGAAAGGGCACGGATTATGTTCAGACGGGTGATGTCAATCCTGGAAATCCATCTTGCAGTTTTCAGAATAATGTTTCCCGAGCTGGCTTGATGGAACGTAATAGTACTGCCCATACTTATGAG TGGGATGACTTGCTAGGTATGTCATCTGAACAAACAAATAGTAAGGGGAGGCTTCACCTACCTAGTCCAAAAAGGAATGCTGTTTCTCCGCTGAAGAAGTATGAGGATAAAAGATCTTTTAAGAGGAGAAAAGTTAAGAGATGGAGCTTACATGAAGAAGATACGTTAAGGACTGGTGTGCAGAA GTATGGCAGAGGCAATTGGAAGTTTATCTTAGATACATACCGAGATGTATTTGAAGAGAGAACTAAG GTTGATCTAAAGGACAAGTGGAGAAATATGACGAAGTAG
- the LOC133730039 gene encoding WEB family protein At1g12150, protein MLGIELESIGLAFKSSEIKMANVRVKDQQKASPDSAKAEVGEVDTRAPFQSVKAAVSLFGEVAVSKGKQASPTKKKLSENDELDMETQLLLARKELTKVKQQLESAETTKARALSELDKAKRTLEELNTKIKSVSDSKKSAMKAAEEVLKARAKNLEEVKARESIEGAAWKQELDHARNEYISTVTQLDAAKQELTKIRQDFDAALEAKLVAFQQAGEAQRSAKVNSDRVTELRKEIAAMQGSIEQLKVVSIHAQQEQAKVVAEREARLQDYKAAKQQAEDRLLSLKEEVDPELIKDLEAKLGQTTVEVEVLQEEMRKAHASEMDSVRVVTMELNEATKKLQEVAEEESSLRSFVSSLRLELEDVKRETGELRNKEMELEALATSLTAEMEKNKAEAERFKEEADRAAVQKLSSETESARLEAEKMKQNVVQQKREAEDSRNSAEEAEKKLKLALEEAEDAIEAEKRALVQLKALSGTHHDTAASESTTPSTTGKIKLSLEDYECLSRKAKECESLAEIKEAECIVQVEAISVRKNEADKRLEASLKAIEEIKTATNLALRNAESADSAKSVVEGELRKWRQEEQTVVVGESSRPPF, encoded by the exons ATGCTGGGGATTGAATTGGAGTCGATCGGTCTTGCATTCAAG AGCTCGGAAATCAAAATGGCCAACGTCCGCGTAAAGGATCAGCAAAAGGCTTCACCAGATTCTGCAAAGGCAGAGGTGGGAGAGGTTGACACCAGAGCTCCCTTCCAATCTGTCAAAGCTGCTGTTAGTCTGTTTGGTGAAGTCGCCGTTTCTAAAGGGAAACAAGCATCACCAACCAAGAAAAAGCTATCAGAG AATGATGAACTGGACATGGAGACACAGCTTCTGTTGGCCCGGAAAGAACTCACCAAGGTTAAGCAACAACTAGAGAGTGCTGAAACCACAAAAGCTCGAGCACTTTCCGAACTTGACAAGGCTAAGAGAACACTAGAGGAACTAAATACCAAGATCAAAAGTGTAAGCGACTCCAAGAAATCAGCAATGAAAGCTGCCGAAGAAGTACTCAAGGCTCGCGCCAAGAATCTGGAAGAGGTGAAAGCCAGAGAATCAATTGAAGGTGCTGCTTGGAAACAAGAATTGGACCATGCAAGAAACGAGTACATAAGCACGGTCACCCAACTTGATGCTGCAAAGCAAGAGCTCACCAAAATCCGGCAGGACTTTGATGCCGCCTTGGAAGCAAAACTGGTTGCGTTCCAACAGGCAGGAGAAGCTCAACGTTCAGCAAAAGTTAACTCCGACAGGGTCACTGAGCTCCGAAAGGAAATTGCAGCCATGCAAGGATCCATTGAGCAGCTAAAAGTCGTCTCTATACATGCCCAACAAGAGCAGGCAAAGGTTGTGGCCGAAAGGGAGGCCCGCCTACAAGATTACAAAGCTGCTAAGCAACAAGCAGAAGACAGACTGCTATCTCTCAAGGAGGAAGTTGATCCTGAACTAATCAAAGATCTGGAGGCAAAGCTTGGACAAACAACAGTGGAAGTTGAGGTCTTACAGGAGGAAATGAGAAAAGCCCATGCGTCCGAAATGGACTCTGTGAGAGTTGTGACAATGGAGCTGAATGAAGCCACAAAGAAGCTGCAGGAAGTTGCTGAAGAAGAGAGCTCTCTTCGGAGCTTTGTGAGCTCCCTCAGGCTGGAATTGGAGGATGTGAAGAGGGAAACCGGTGAACTCAGGAACAAGGAAATGGAACTGGAAGCTCTTGCTACTAGTCTGACTGCTGAAATGGAGAAAAACAAAGCCGAGGCTGAGCGGTTCAAGGAAGAGGCAGATCGTGCGGCAGTCCAGAAGCTGTCATCAGAAACCGAAAGCGCAAGACTGGAAGCCGAGAAGATGAAACAAAATGTTGTTCAACAGAAGCGAGAAGCTGAAGATAGTCGAAATTCAGCGGAGGAAGCAGAGAAGAAACTGAAACTTGCACTGGAAGAAGCTGAAGATGCAATAGAAGCAGAGAAAAGAGCCCTGGTACAGCTGAAGGCCTTATCCGGGACACATCATGACACAGCAGCTTCAGAGAGCACTACTCCTAGTACAACTGGGAAGATCAAATTATCATTGGAGGACTATGAGTGTTTGAGTAGGAAAGCGAAGGAATGTGAAAGCTTGGCTGAGATAAAAGAGGCAGAGTGCATTGTCCAAGTAGAAGCGATCAGTGTGAGAAAGAATGAAGCAGATAAAAGGTTGGAGGCCTCCTTAAAAGCGATAGAGGAAATCAAGACTGCAACAAACTTGGCACTGAGAAACGCAGAGTCGGCAGATTCAGCAAAATCGGTGGTTGAGGGTGAACTTCGCAAGTGGCGTCAAGAAGAACAAACGGTGGTGGTAGGCGAGTCATCACGGCCACCCTTCTAG
- the LOC133730037 gene encoding DNA oxidative demethylase ALKBH2: protein MSLSLRKLVTKANPNCNESEDEDGKAKRETRVALGNGSEVLLIPRFISFDRAWNWFDYLNTHVPWTRPTIRVFGRSCLQPRDTCYVASPGLPQLVYSGYQPHAYSWDDLPPLKQLLEAVHKALPGSSFNSLLLNRYKGGNDYVAWHSDDEKVYGSTPEIASLSFGCEREFYLKKKPGKTSQERKSDQETTSKRLKRNHDDQHSFMLKHGSLLVMRGYTQRDWMHSVPKRTKLEATRVNLTFRHVL, encoded by the exons ATGAGTTTGAGTTTGAGGAAGTTGGTGACGAAAGCAAACCCTAATTGTAATGAAAGTGAGGATGAGGATGGTAAGGCGAAGAGAGAGACGAGGGTGGCTCTGGGCAACGGAAGCGAGGTGCTGTTGATTCCAAGGTTCATAAGCTTCGATCGGGCTTGGAATTGGTTCGATTACCTCAACACACATGTTCCCTGGACCAGACCCACTATTCGTGTCTTCGGCCGATCCTGCCtccag CCTAGAGATACATGTTATGTTGCAAGTCCGGGACTACCACAATTGGTTTACAGTGGATACCAACCTCATGCTTATTCATGGGATGATCTCCCTCCTCTTAAGCAACTCTTGGAAGCG GTCCATAAAGCACTTCCTGGCAGCAGTTTCAATAGCTTGCTCTTAAATAGGTATAAAGGTGGTAATGACTATGTTGCTTGGCATTCTGATGATGAAAAGGTTTATGGTTCAACTCCTGAAATTGCGTCCCTATCCTTTGGATGCGAAAGGGAATTCTACTTGAAGAAGAAACCCGGTAAAACATCTCAAG AAAGAAAAAGTGATCAAGAAACTACAAGTAAGCGATTAAAGAGGAATCATGATGATCAGCACTCTTTCATGCTTAAGCATGGATCGCTCTTGGTGATGAGAGGTTATACTCAAAGGGATTGGATGCACTCTGTGCCTAAGCGGACAAAATTAGAGGCCACTCGTGTCAACCTCACCTTCAGGCATGTGCTCTGA
- the LOC133730042 gene encoding phosphatidylinositol/phosphatidylcholine transfer protein SFH1 isoform X2: protein MGIVSQEAIKQFQALMDQVDEPLKRTFQNVHQGFLVETFARFLRAREWNVVKAHKMLMDCLNWRVQNEIDSILAKPIIPTELYRGVRDSQLIGLSGYSREGMPVFAIGVGLSTFNKASVHYYVQSHIQINEYRDRVILPSASKKYGKPITTCVKVLDMTGLKLSALNQIKLLTIISTVDDLNYPEKTNTYYIVNVPYIFSACWKVVKPLLQERTRKKVQVLSGCGTDELLKIMDYASLPHFCKREGSGSSRHSQNGTDNCFSLDHHFHQQLYNYIKQQSLINESVQPIKQGSFHVDIPEPAAEGTQIAKTIESEFNKFGNGNGVSDSPLKINGD from the exons TTAATGGATCAAG TTGATGAACCACTGAAGAGAACATTTCAG AATGTTCACCAAGGATTTCTAGTTGAGACTTTTGCGCGTTTTCTCAGAGCAAGAGAGTGGAATGTTGTCAAAGCCCATAAAATG TTGATGGATTGTTTAAACTGGAGGGTACAAAATGAGATTGACAGTATATTGGCC AAACCCATAATTCCAACTGAATTGTACAGAGGAGTGCGAGACTCACAGCTCATAGGCCTTTCAGGTTACTCTAGAGAG ggTATGCCAGTCTTTGCTATTGGGGTTGGGTTAAGTACATTTAATAAAGCGTCT GTTCATTACTATGTGCAGTCACACATTCAAATCAATGAATATCGAGATCGTGTTATTTTG CCATCTGCATCGAAGAAGTATGGTAAGCCTATTACCACATGTGTGAAGGTTTTAGATATGACTGGGTTGAAGCTTTCAGCACTAAACCAAATTAAG TTGTTGACAATTATATCAACAGTTGATGATTTGAACTACCCAGAGAAGACAAATACGTACTACATTGTAAATGTGCCTTACATATTCTCAGCCTGTTGGAAG GTTGTCAAACCCCTTTTGCAGGAGAGGACAAGAAAAAAAGTACAAGTATTGTCTGGTTGTGGTACAGATGAGTTGTTGAAG ATAATGGATTATGCATCTCTTCCCCATTTCTGTAAAAGGGAAGGTTCTGGATCATCTCGGCATTCACAGAATGGAACTGACAATTGCTTCTCCTTGGATCACCATTTTCATCAACAGCTCTACAACTACATCAAGCAGCAATCTTTGATCAATGAATCCGTTCAACCAATCAAGCAGGGTTCTTTTCATGTGGACATACCTGAGCCAGCTGCAGAAGGAACACAGATTGCCAAAACAATAGAATCTGAGTTCAACAAGTTTGGTAACGGCAATGGGGTATCTGACTCTCCCCTCAAAATCAATGGTGACTGA
- the LOC133730041 gene encoding acetyl-CoA acetyltransferase 2 isoform X1: MASSSSSVKPRDVCIVGVARTPMGGFLGSLSSLSATRLGSIAIQYKVGALKRANLDPSLVQEVFFGNVLSANLGQAPARQAALGAGIPNSVVCTTINKVCSSGMKAAMIAAQTIQLGHNDIVVAGGMESMSNAPKYLPNARQGSRLGHDNIVDGMLKDGLWDVYNDFGMGVCAEICADKYSISREHQDGYAIRSFERGISAQDAGLFAWEIVPVEVPGGRGKPSSIVDKDDGLQQFDAAKLKKLRPSFKKSGGSVTAGNASIISDGAAALVLVSGEKALELGLQVIAKIKGFADAAQAPEWFTTAPALAIPRAISNAGLEASQIDYYEINEAFAVVALANQKLLGLNPERVNAHGGAVSLGHPLGCSGARILVTLLGVLRQKNGRYGVGGICNGGGGASAFVLELMPIARVRPSRL, translated from the exons ATGGCTTCATCATCGTCTTCTGTTAAACCACGAG ATGTTTGTATAGTGGGTGTGGCTCGTACCCCCATGGGCGGTTTCCTTGGTTCCCTCTCGTCTCTCTCAGCAACCCGCCTTGGCTCTATTGCCATCCAAT ACAAGGTAGGTGCTCTCAAGAGAGCAAATTTGGACCCCTCACTGGTGCAAGAGGTCTTCTTTGGGAATGTCCTAAGCGCCAATTTGGGCCAAGCTCCTGCCAGACAGGCTGCTTTAGGTGCAGGCATTCCAAACTCCGTCGTTTGCACCACTATTAACAAAGTCTGTTCATCCGGCATGAAAG CCGCTATGATCGCTGCACAAACCATCCAGCTGGGTCATAATGATATCGTTGTTGCTGGTGGCATGGAAAGCATGTCCAATGCCCCCAAGTATCTACCAAATGCCAG ACAGGGATCCCGCTTAGGACATGATAATATTGTTGATGGCATGCTTAAGGATGGTTTGTGGGATGTCTATAATGACTTTGGAATGGGAGTTTGTGCAGAAATATGTGCTGACAAATACTCCATATCCAGGGAACACCAG GATGGTTATGCTATTCGCAGTTTTGAGCGTGGAATTTCTGCACAAGATGCTGGTCTCTTTGCATGGGAAATAGTTCCG GTTGAAGTTCCTGGGGGACGGGGAAAGCCTTCCTCAATTGTTGACAAGGATGATGGTTTACAACAG TTTGATGCTGCGAAATTGAAAAAGCTTCGACCAAGTTTTAAGAAGAGTGGGGGTTCAGTTACTGCTGGCAATGCTTCTATCATAAG TGATGGTGCAGCTGCATTAGTGCTAGTGAGTGGGGAGAAGGCACTTGAACTTGGGTTACAAGTAATTGCTAAGATAAaaggatttgctgatgcagctCAG GCACCTGAGTGGTTTACAACTGCTCCTGCCCTTGCAATACCAAGGGCTATTTCAAATGCTGGTTTGGAGGCTTCTCAAATAGATTACTACGAAATAAATGAGGCATTTGCT GTGGTGGCTCTTGCAAATCAAAAGCTCCTTGGCCTTAATCCT GAGAGAGTTAATGCCCATGGTGGAGCTGTATCTTTGGGACATCCATTGGGATGCAGTGGAGCTCGTATCTTGGTCACTTTATTAGGG GTGTTGAGGCAGAAAAATGGGAGGTATGGGGTTGGTGGTATCTGCAATGGGGGAGGTGGTGCATCTGCCTTTGTACTTGAGCTCAT GCCAATTGCGAGAGTGAGACCTTCCAGGTTATGA
- the LOC133730041 gene encoding acetyl-CoA acetyltransferase 2 isoform X2, translated as MASSSSSVKPRDVCIVGVARTPMGGFLGSLSSLSATRLGSIAIQCALKRANLDPSLVQEVFFGNVLSANLGQAPARQAALGAGIPNSVVCTTINKVCSSGMKAAMIAAQTIQLGHNDIVVAGGMESMSNAPKYLPNARQGSRLGHDNIVDGMLKDGLWDVYNDFGMGVCAEICADKYSISREHQDGYAIRSFERGISAQDAGLFAWEIVPVEVPGGRGKPSSIVDKDDGLQQFDAAKLKKLRPSFKKSGGSVTAGNASIISDGAAALVLVSGEKALELGLQVIAKIKGFADAAQAPEWFTTAPALAIPRAISNAGLEASQIDYYEINEAFAVVALANQKLLGLNPERVNAHGGAVSLGHPLGCSGARILVTLLGVLRQKNGRYGVGGICNGGGGASAFVLELMPIARVRPSRL; from the exons ATGGCTTCATCATCGTCTTCTGTTAAACCACGAG ATGTTTGTATAGTGGGTGTGGCTCGTACCCCCATGGGCGGTTTCCTTGGTTCCCTCTCGTCTCTCTCAGCAACCCGCCTTGGCTCTATTGCCATCCAAT GTGCTCTCAAGAGAGCAAATTTGGACCCCTCACTGGTGCAAGAGGTCTTCTTTGGGAATGTCCTAAGCGCCAATTTGGGCCAAGCTCCTGCCAGACAGGCTGCTTTAGGTGCAGGCATTCCAAACTCCGTCGTTTGCACCACTATTAACAAAGTCTGTTCATCCGGCATGAAAG CCGCTATGATCGCTGCACAAACCATCCAGCTGGGTCATAATGATATCGTTGTTGCTGGTGGCATGGAAAGCATGTCCAATGCCCCCAAGTATCTACCAAATGCCAG ACAGGGATCCCGCTTAGGACATGATAATATTGTTGATGGCATGCTTAAGGATGGTTTGTGGGATGTCTATAATGACTTTGGAATGGGAGTTTGTGCAGAAATATGTGCTGACAAATACTCCATATCCAGGGAACACCAG GATGGTTATGCTATTCGCAGTTTTGAGCGTGGAATTTCTGCACAAGATGCTGGTCTCTTTGCATGGGAAATAGTTCCG GTTGAAGTTCCTGGGGGACGGGGAAAGCCTTCCTCAATTGTTGACAAGGATGATGGTTTACAACAG TTTGATGCTGCGAAATTGAAAAAGCTTCGACCAAGTTTTAAGAAGAGTGGGGGTTCAGTTACTGCTGGCAATGCTTCTATCATAAG TGATGGTGCAGCTGCATTAGTGCTAGTGAGTGGGGAGAAGGCACTTGAACTTGGGTTACAAGTAATTGCTAAGATAAaaggatttgctgatgcagctCAG GCACCTGAGTGGTTTACAACTGCTCCTGCCCTTGCAATACCAAGGGCTATTTCAAATGCTGGTTTGGAGGCTTCTCAAATAGATTACTACGAAATAAATGAGGCATTTGCT GTGGTGGCTCTTGCAAATCAAAAGCTCCTTGGCCTTAATCCT GAGAGAGTTAATGCCCATGGTGGAGCTGTATCTTTGGGACATCCATTGGGATGCAGTGGAGCTCGTATCTTGGTCACTTTATTAGGG GTGTTGAGGCAGAAAAATGGGAGGTATGGGGTTGGTGGTATCTGCAATGGGGGAGGTGGTGCATCTGCCTTTGTACTTGAGCTCAT GCCAATTGCGAGAGTGAGACCTTCCAGGTTATGA